The following coding sequences are from one Geothrix sp. window:
- a CDS encoding response regulator, whose amino-acid sequence MISATDILQGRILIVDDQEANVRLLEQMLREAHYTSIASTMDPGQVCELHLINHYDLILLDLQMPGMDGFQVMENLKEIEKGGYLPVLVITAQPDHKLRALKAGAKDFVSKPFDLAEVLLRVHNMLEVRLLHQETKKLYDRILAEQKVSERLLLNVLPGSLAERLQARPEAKTSVFTELVTESYAEVSVLFADILAFTKFTEGASAEVLVGVLDEISHRFVDGFHNPVMDRTRTIGNAYLAAIGLTDAVAERTIQASRKALDIIEAVDRFNEHSRYKLNLRIGMDVGAEVSSIVHKRKITYDL is encoded by the coding sequence ATGATCAGTGCAACGGACATCCTCCAGGGCAGGATCCTCATCGTCGACGATCAGGAGGCCAACGTGCGCCTGCTTGAGCAGATGCTGCGGGAGGCCCACTACACCTCCATTGCCTCGACCATGGACCCGGGCCAGGTCTGCGAACTCCACCTGATCAACCACTACGACCTGATCCTGCTGGACCTCCAGATGCCGGGCATGGACGGCTTCCAGGTCATGGAGAACCTCAAGGAGATCGAAAAGGGCGGCTATCTCCCGGTCCTCGTCATCACCGCCCAGCCGGACCACAAACTGCGGGCGCTGAAGGCCGGGGCCAAGGATTTCGTCAGCAAGCCCTTCGACCTGGCGGAGGTGCTGCTCCGGGTCCACAACATGCTCGAAGTCCGCCTGCTCCACCAGGAGACCAAGAAGCTCTACGACCGCATCCTGGCCGAGCAGAAAGTGTCTGAGCGCCTCCTGCTCAACGTACTGCCCGGCTCTTTGGCGGAACGGTTGCAGGCACGGCCCGAGGCGAAGACGAGCGTCTTCACGGAGCTCGTGACTGAAAGCTATGCGGAAGTGTCGGTCCTGTTCGCCGACATCCTGGCCTTCACCAAGTTTACGGAGGGGGCGAGCGCCGAAGTCCTGGTCGGCGTGCTGGACGAGATCTCCCATCGCTTCGTGGACGGCTTCCACAATCCGGTGATGGACCGGACCCGGACCATCGGCAACGCCTACCTGGCGGCCATCGGCCTGACCGACGCGGTGGCCGAACGCACGATCCAGGCCTCACGGAAGGCGCTGGACATCATCGAGGCCGTGGACCGCTTCAACGAGCACAGCCGGTACAAGCTGAACCTGCGCATCGGCATGGATGTCGGTGCCGAAGTCTCCAGCATCGTCCACAAACGGAAGATTACCTACGACCTGTGA